Proteins found in one Muntiacus reevesi chromosome 2, mMunRee1.1, whole genome shotgun sequence genomic segment:
- the TVP23A gene encoding Golgi apparatus membrane protein TVP23 homolog A: protein MLYLSCALVESGLKRTENMWVVETTEHVWPLSWGPWSERASGFFPRHPVATFFHLFFRVSAIITYVGCDWFSKSFVGCFVTVLLLLSFDFWSVKNVTGRLMVGLRWWNQIDEDGKSHWIFEARKVSPDTVAATEAEARVFWLGLIVCPMIWIVFFFSSLFSLKLKWLALVIAGISLQAANLYGYVLCKMGGESDISKVTASFLSQTVFQTACPSDFQKPGLEGLEIHKH, encoded by the exons ATGCTTTATCTGAGCTGTGCCCTGGTGGAGTCTGGGTTGAAACGCACAGAGAACATGTGGGTCGTGGAAACCACAGAGCACGTTTGGCCACTGTCCTGGGGGCCCTGGTCTGAGCGGGCTTCTGGGTTCTTTCCTAGGCACCCAGTGGCCACATTTTTCCACCTGTTTTTTCGCGTGAGTGCCATCATCACCTACGTGGGCTGTGACTGGTTCAGCAAGAGCTTCGTGGGCTGTTTTGTCACTgtgcttctcctcctgtcctttgACTTCTGGTCTGTGAAG AATGTAACTGGACGACTCATGGTGGGCCTTCGCTGGTGGAACCAGATCGATGAAGATGGGAAAAGCCACTGGATTTTTGAAGCCAGAAAG GTCTCTCCAGACACGGTGGCTGCCACGGAGGCGGAAGCGCGGGTCTTCTGGCTCGGCCTCATTGTCTGTCCCATGATTTGGATCGTGTTCTTTTTTAGCTCCTTATTTTCCTTGAAGCTCAAGTGGCTG GCCCTGGTGATAGCTGGGATCTCTCTCCAAGCCGCCAACCTGTATGGCTATGTCCTGTGTAAGATGGGAGGCGAGAGCGACATCAGCAAAGTCACAGCCAGTTTTCTGTCCCAGACGGTGTTCCAGACG GCTTGTCCTAGCGACTTTCAGAAGCCTGGCCTCGAGGGGCTGGAGATTCACAAGCATTAG